CAGCGTTTCGGGTAGGCTCAACACCTGTGATGGCTATGGTTGTAGTGGATTGATCTGGGATGCCCATGGGTTGGCTCGCAACTTCCTTGGGATGCAACTGATATGGCCTTGTTCAGGGCTTCCACCTTCATCAACATTGGGGACAGTTCGAAGGCCTCCTTCTGGCACAACACTTGGACCAATCTAGGAGCCTTCAACTATTCAGTATTTTGTTGTGTAAGAACAGAACAATCCAGGAGGAGCTTCACAATGATAACGGGATATGATCAGCGGTGTGTTTGAACAGGCTAGACTAAGTGCGAGAGTTTATTTATTTAGCACCCGCTCTATTGGATTGGGGCAAGAGGGGTGAATACTTCTCGGGTTCTGTTTAATCGGCATAGTTCATTCGATCACATTGTAAGTTCATCCCTCCCAAGAGGCACATGCGGACCAAAAATGCAGAATTTTCTCATCGGATcacttaaaaaaatattttttgatgTCTTCCTTTATTTAATGTATGTTGTACATTTTTATTATACACTAGGAacattttgtatacacacttaatattttaaatacatgatcCAAAAAATTTCATACACATTATATATTTATTGTATACATAGTTTGTATATATGAGAAATATTTTCCATACACagttaatattttttaaatgcttgattaacattttcaaatcCTGATTAATtattttttcaaatgtttgattaaaatttattaaatacatgatcaacatttccatttttgtatttttttttatACACGAGAAACTTTTTtctatacaaatttaacatttttaaaattcttgaTTAATATATTTCAAatgtttaatttatttattttcctaatatactccctccgttcctaaatattctttttagagatttcaaatggactaccacatacggatgtatatagacatactttagatagtagattcactcattttgctccgtatgtagtcacttgttgaaatatctagaaagacaaatatttaggaacggagggagtatatttttagaatatttggaagtacaaaaaaattaaaaagaaaagcaGAAAACGAAAACAAAAGGcgtataaaataaaataaaaacagaaaaagaggctGTGGCCTGTTGCCTCCCCGTGCGCTGGGCCGTCTCGCGCTTCGACTCCGTCGCCGTTACCCCCGCGCATTGCCCAAATACCGCCGCCGCCGCTTATCTTGGCCCCCCTCTCCCAGGCGGCCATAGCATCCGGCCGGCAGTCATCCTCCGCCGATTTCTTCTTGCCCCCTAGCCGCGCGCCGTTACCACCAGCGATGGGCCCGCCACGGTTGCAGCCGGCATTCCGTCCGCCACATATGTACGGTCGTAAGCCGAATGAAGCCCCACGAATGGCTCTGGTTGGTGCGCAACCCGCCCCTCCGCCGTCGGCGTCCGGCCGCCACCGTCGCCGCGAGCCACCCCGCCGGAGCTCCACCTGACGGTAACCCATTTCTTAGCATTATCCCCTTTCCTGTTCTTGAGTAAAACTACTTGTACTTCTCATATGTGTCAGTTTCACGGTGGCTGATGCAGACATTACAGCGAAAAACTGTAGCCTGCTGAAAAACGGTAGCTAGATATTTTTCCTGATGTGAAATTCCCCATGGAGACCAGCAGCCAATGCTGAATAATACTCCTAGAATCACCAACGTTCCGGTCAAGCTGGACATGCAAATGTGATGACTGATGAGCTAATTTTCAACGAAAACCGCACAGAAAAATCATAGCAGTGTTCCCCCTTAGTACCTCGTGGCGCTATATCGTCCAAGGGGCCAACCAAATAATCAATGCCAAGCATCTTCATGCCATTCAACTTCTCCTTCCTTGGCTCGATCTGAAAAGATCTCCCTCCTTTGATCGCCACAGCAGAGGCATATGTGAGAGAATCCTGAATAGGTATGGCTCCTCATCCTCTCCCGATGTTCGTCCTCCTGTCATTGATTTGTCTCTGCAGATCTGATGACCGCCTGACTCCTGCAAAGCCGCTctccgccggcgacaagctcgtctCAGACAATGGTGTCTTTGCTCTTGGCTTCTTCTCCCCCACAAACTCGACTGCGGGCTCATACGTCGGCATATGGTACAACAACATCCCCAAGCGTACGTATGTGTGGGTTGCTAATCGCGACAAGCCGATTACCAACGGTTCTCCCGGGAAGCTGGTTGTGACCAACAATTCTGATCTTGTGTTGTCTGACTCCCAAGGCCGCACTCTTTGGACAACCATGAACAACTTCACAACCGGAGCCACGGGAACTTCTGCTGTACTTCTCGACTCCGGGAACTTGGTCATCCGGTCACCGAGCGGCACAGATATATGGCAGAGTTTCCATTACCCAACCGACACCATCCTCCCCGGCATGCAATTACCACTGAGCACAGATGATGATCTCTACACTCGCCTCGTGGCTTGGAGGGGTCCTGACGACCCAGCCACGAGCAACTACTCCATGGGTGGTGACTCTAGTTCAGACCTCCAGGTTGTCATCTGGAATGGGACGAGGCCGTATTGGCGCAGAGCTGCGTGGGATGGTGCTTTGGTCACTGCCCTGTATCAAAGCAGCACAGGCTTCATCATGACCCAAACAACTGTCGACATTGGGGGTAAGTTCTACTTGACATTCACCGTCTCCAACGGCTCGCCAAGCACGCGCATGATTCTGCACTACACGGGCATGTTTCAATTTTTAGCGTGGAACAGCACCTCATCGTCATGGGAGGTTTTCATAGAGCGGCCTAATCCTATTTGTGACCGCTATGCCTATTGCGGACCATTTGGTTACTGTGATGCCACCGAAACAGTTCCCAAATGCAACTGCCTCAGTGGGTATGAGCCTGATGGTGCAAACTTCTCCCGAGGGTGTCGGAGAAAGGAGGAGCCTACATGTAGTGGTGGAGATACTTTCTCGACCTTGCGTGGCATGAAGACACCCGATAAGTTTGTGTATGTCAGGAACAGAAGCTTTGACCAATGCGAAGCAGAGTGCAGAAACAACTGCTCTTGCACCGCGTATGCTTTTTCTAACATGAAAAATGGCAGCACGTCTAGTGATCAGTCAAGGTGCTTGATTTGGTTGGGGGAGCTTGTCGACACAGGAAAGTTTCGTGATGGAAGTGGCGAGAACCTGTACCTTCGTCTAGCCAGTTCAGCAGGTATACATCTTTCCTTATGCGCTTATGGATTGTACAGTGTGATCTATCCCTTTTATGTTGAATGCTAGATGTGGTTTGGGATGACATACTAATCACGAAAAACACAACACTCGCAAGAAATGCGTGTAAATTTTGAAAGCATCATTCTCTTGCTGGACTATATTTCTGCCTTTCTGCAGTTGAGAAGCAGAGTAATGTATTGAAGATTGTACTCCCAGAAATGTCTTAGATGCGGTTTGGATGACATACTAATCACGACAAACATAAAACATGCCAAAAAAACGCATGTTAAATTTTGAACCCATGATTCTCTTCCTGGATTATATTTCTGGCTTTATGCAGTTGACAGAGAGAgtaatgtgttgaagattgcactCCCAGTAATTGCTAGTATTCTGATACTCGCATGCATCAGCCTTGTGTGGATATGCAAGTCAAGAGGTAAAAACAATATTTGTTTTACTTTCTCAGGGTGCAATTTTCATGAGTTATTCATAAGAAATAGTATTGACCTGAATGCATTTTTGGCAGGAAAACGACGAATCAAGGAAACTAAGAACAAATATACAGGACAACTGTCAAAAAaatccaaatctaatgaacttgaGAATGAAACTATAGAACTTCCATATATTTGTTTTGAAGATGTTGTTACTGCAACGGACAATTTCTCAGACTACAACATGCTCGGGAAGGGTGGCTTTGGAAAAGTTTACAAGGTAATAATTTTTAGCCTGATCATCGGGAAAAAAATCGCCATTTGTTGTTCAATTGAAAAATGATGTCTTTATGTAGGGCCGGTTAGAAGGTGGCAATGAAGTTGCTGTCAAAAGGCTTAGTAAGAGTTCTGGGCAAGGGGCCGACGAGTTCAGAAATGAAGTGGTTCTGATTGCCAAATTGCAGCATAGAAACTTAGTTAGGCTTCTTGGTTACTGCACTCATGAAGATGAGAAGTTATTGCTATATGAATACTTACCTAACAAAAGCTTAGACACCTTCCTTTTTGGTATGTTCTGCTCTTATGGTCATGTCTCGCAAAAATATTCTTAGAATAACTGAAGTTGTGATGGTTTGTTAATGATTTTAATTTTGCATTTTCTTGCAAGATGCCACAAGAAATGGTGTGCTTGATTGGCCGACCCGGTTCAAGGTAATTAAAGGAATAGCAAGAGGGCTTCTTTATCTCCACCAAGATTCAAGGTTAACAATAATCCATAGAGATCTCAAAGCAAGCAATGTCTTGTTAGATGCGGAAATGAACCCTAAAATATCAGATTTTGGTATGGCAAGGATCTTTGGTGGAAATGAACAACAAGCGAACACTATCCGTGTTGTTGGGACATAGTAAGTAATATATACACTAGGTAAGGCTTAACCCTGTTTTATCCAGCTTAACTAATTCATTTTTCTTGGAATGATTCAAACAGCGGCTACATGTCTCCTGAATATGCAATGGAAGGTTCCTTTTCAGTCAAGTCTGACACGTACAGCTTTGGCGTTCTACTGTTGGAGATTGTAAGCGGGTTAAAGATCAGTTCATCCAATCTCATAATGGATTTTCCAAGCCTTATAGCTTATGTAAGTTCACTACTATGCTCTAAACTTTTTGCAACTCAAAACACTCATAATAAATTGAGGATTTCATTGGTTTAGGCATGGAGCTTATGGAAAGATGGAAATGCAAGAAAATTGGTGGACTCGTCCATTGTGGAGAACTGTCCACTTCATGGAGTTCTGCGGTGTATTCAGTTAGGTCTGTTGTGTGTTCAAGATGATCCAGATGCTCGTCCACTGATGTCATCCACTGTGTTCATGCTAGAAAATGAAACAGCCCCACTTCCTACTCCGAAGGAGCCTGTATATTTTAGGAAACGGAAGTATGAAACTGAAGAGCAAAGAGATAACCTGGAAATATCTCTGAATGGCATGACTATGACAATGCAAGAGGGGCGTTAAATGTTTAGTtccattttttccttttttgtaaaaTTCTCTAATTTTTTCAGTTGAGGAATTCAGTGATTCATGTTCTTACGGACAAACAAATAGTTTATTGACTTGTAATCCTCTTTGTGTGCTATTTTCATAGACGGTTTCGATATTTTGTGAACTTCAATGGTTTGCCATTTGTTTTCACCTTGTCAAGTGGAAGAGGCCACCTGATTAAGCAATTGTTTCCTCTTGAAGAATTTTCTGCATCCCAGCTTCCTTGGTTAGTCAACGGGCCTGAAACTCTGAATTGCTATTTTGGAAGCAAGGCTGCTAGAAATTCCATGTTTTCTCTGAGCTAGCATGCAATGCATCTTGCTATGTAGTCCACTTTTTATCTTCTATTGCTAGTGGCAAGTAAGCTAGGATTACACGGCCAAAGTCTGACAGTGATCTTTTGTTTATTTCAGATGGTGTGGCCGAAACTTCAGGTATGGAAAAGTGTTGGAAGTTCAGGTCCAGCCTCGACAGAAAAGTCAGAAAAGTGAGGCTTCTGTGGATCTATCAGTATCTATCAGAAAGTTAGAAAGGTATTTTCAAGTGATCTTGCGCCTGTAAGACCAGATTAAATCTTGCCAAGCCAGCTCATCCAGAATGCGGTTTAGGATACTCAGCTAATATCTTCATAAATTAATTTCGACATCGCTAGCCTAAATCATCTAGAATCATGTATACGTCCTCTGAAATTTCAGAAATCACACTAAAATCTTTAGCTGTTGCACTTGCACCACCCTTTTGATTATTCAGATAGCATTATTTTCACTTCAGAGCAATAATCTTGAATTACACTTTGCCCATCCATTGTGATCGTGTGGTTACTTTTACGAGTGCTTTTTAAAAGACGAAGAATCAAGATAAAGGTGTTGAATTTCACTGTGGGTCTGTGCACGACGTGAAGTTGAACTTTGTCTTGCACGCTGGCTTCACGAGTTCGACCATTACACTGACGTAGGGTGTTGAGGTGCATGGTGGTAGCTTTCAAAGAGGGTGGAAACAGAGGCAAATTCAAAAGTTTAACACCAATTCTTTCTATGgcaagaaacatggtcaaattCTACGAAAAGTACACGATTTTCTTTGGTCCCAAGAACAGGACAAATTTGAACAGGACAAATGACAGTGGATGGCCCTTGCTACCTGAGGAAGCGGGGGTGAAGCAGCAGTGGTTCCAGGCAGCCGTGTCGGACCGGGAGAGCGTAGCTCGCGACTGAAAGACAATAAAGCCTACCGCCTTTGAGACTCCTATTCATCCACGGTGGATCGTCCGAGCATGAGTTGGATGCCGACTCCAATTCCAGAGCTCCGTTGGCCCTCCTCCTCATCATCTATATTCTTATTGGATCCATGGTCGAGCGAGGTGCAGGCAGGCAGGCATGTTTCGTCCGGCGTTGGGAGTCGCGGGGAGGACCCTGCTGCGGCGGTTCTGCGGCCAGGCCGCGGCGGCCGGGTCGCCGTCGGGGCCGGCCGGAGCTACCAGGCTGAGACACCTACACGTACGTACGCCTCTGGCTAGCTTCATACACTCTCTCAACTCAATCTGCCTCTCTTTCAGCGTGGACGTGCGTGTTTGATGAAAGTAACTGAATATTTTCTGGTGAACAAATTGCAGTCTCAGAGGAGCAATGCTGGGGATGCTGCTGGCCACCGCTTTGGCTTTCTTCGCAGGTACCTCAGACCACGGAATATGGCGCTAGCTGCATGGCATGGATTATTTGTTTTTGGTCTCTGGATCTGTGTGAAGGAGATTGGCAGGATTGCGCCGTCAGAGATTGACTGGGTTGAAGCTGGCGTCGTCTCCCCGATTGTGAGGAAACAACAGAATTGTGGTGAGTGCCTTGAGATTAAAAACATTATTCTCCGTTGCTAGCTAGCTAGTGTCTGTTTTGAATTGTTCTCATAGTGCATCGTAGTTTATTTACTGCTGCGTGCAGCTTAATTCTGGAAAGGCAGCTAACATGCTAGCGTGTATCTACAAtttagtgcgtgcatgcatggatCCCTAACTTGTGCATTTGTCGCAGGCAGCTGTTGGGCCATAGCTGTTGCATCCTCGGTCGAAGCTGTACATTACATGAATACCTTGCAGTCAGTCTCTGTTGTCGGTTCAAGAGCTCATCGACTGTGACACAGAGAACGATGGGTGTGACGGGGGCGAGAAAGAAAGGCCTTCGGGTATATACAAACAAATGGACTCTCAAGCGAAACTGACTACCCATACATCGATGAGAGGAGTAAATCGGGTTGCAAGCCGAACAAAACAGTAGCAGCAAGGATAGCAGGCTTTCAATTTGTCAACCCAACCGAAGAGGCTCTTGTTGGAGTATAATGTCCGGCCCTCTCTCTCAGATCCGTcatttggttgcattggctagagcatgcacttctacatggtatcggagccaagaggtcttgagttcaagacccggctggcgtaattaaattgcagcccactttcggtccacgtttaggcctgagggagccgcacgtgagggggagtgttgacgtataatgtgctgcctagtctcttccattagATCGGTCTGATGGATGAACAACCAACAGGTTCAGGGTTCAAAACCTAGTAAACGCAATAAATAATTGCGGTCTGCCCCCGCTTCTGCTGCCCACGTCATATAGCTCCAAAGGAGCatagacgtgagggggagtgttggagtataatgtccggccctctctctcagatcggtcttttggttgcattggctagagcatgcacttctacagctCTAGAGAAAGCGGTAGCAAAACAGCCCGTGGTTGTTAGTATACAGAGTCTCGATGATCTGCAGAAATACAAAGGAGGCATCCTGGATTATGAACCTAACGGAGACTACACCGGCAGCAGACATGCTGTCCTGATTGTTGGTTATGGCACAGATTCAGACGGTGTCAAGTACTGGCGCTTCAAGAACTCGTGGGGAGAAGACTGGGGTGAGGGTGGGTTTGGGAGGATCCGCAGGCACATTGCCGACAAGCGAGGTGTGTTGGGTATTTTCATGCACCAAGGAGTATATCCACTGCTTATGGACTGATCAATCTATATGGTTGCATCTTTTGTTCGTAAAACTTGTATCCCCTTCCTGGTTTCATATTTTTGCACCTCTGCTCGTGTAGTTGCATGCACATTTTTGTCTATATTGTGATGGTGTTTTCATATGTGTAGTCGTTGTTGGACTTCTTCCTAGCGAAATTTCATCAGATCTTGATATCTAATCATTGTTGATTAAGTACATTTTTTTCTCGAGCAACCGGCAGCAGCTCTGTTATTCTATATGCTATAAATTATTATGCTTCGAGCTTATTGTGACAGGTGTAAATCGGGTCGCAAGAGGAACAGCACAGTAACAACAAGGATATCATGCATTGTCTATAACCACATATACCATGAGTATCTTCAAGCTTCTGCTTGGATTGTGTGACTACCTAAATCAGACGACTAAAAATGTGTGGTTACTTTTATGAGTGCTTTTTAAAAGACGGAGAATCAAGATAAAGGTGATGAATTTCACTGTAGGTCTCTGCACGACGTGAAGTTGAACTTTGTCTTGCACTCTGGCTTTACGAGTTCGACCATTACACTAACGTAGGGTGTTGAGCTGCATGGTGGTAGCTTTCACAGAGTGTGAAACAAGAGTCAAATTCAAAAGTTTGACACCAATTCTTTCTATGgcaagaaacatggtcaaattCACGACAAGAACAGGAGAAATCAGAGGTTCAACTTATATCCATGCCACGGGAGAATTGGTGGGCTGAGGAGAAATTAAGTACTCCTACACGGTTCATGCATCTCCTCCAAGTAGTTTACTGCGTTCTTCTGAAGAactgttattgtttttatgccaaccATCCCACTATGATGTTCAGTTTACTATAAAAAAAACTGGTGCTTTACTCTTTTTCATTTCAACAGTTTTCCACGCAGGTAGACTCAAAGAGCTAAAAGTGCACTCGATATTGGTCCGGTACCATACCACCCAAATGTAAAAAAAAAAGCACAGGAAATGGGGTGCTAGCATGCTGCTAGGGCAAAACAGTTGTGCTCAGCACTCAGCAGCCAAGCTTCAGTGCTGCAACATATCAGTTGAGATTCAGGTGAGTTTCATCGCTTTTACTACCCCTACTACTTGTTATGCAAGAGTGATTTTTTTTTTTTACTCCTACTACTTGTTATGCAACTGAATTTTCTAAATTGCTTGGATACAATTTCAGCGATGACTATACACGGGTCCTGGCTCGGTTGGTACCGCTGAGAGGAATGCAACGTAGACCACACAATAAGAGACGCACAGAAGAATATGCTATACACGCATGCAGATATCCACTGGCTCGGAAATGGGATAGTCTAACCTGAAAGATTCTGGAAGGCAATATTCAAGAAAAAGACACACGGCACGCACAAATTCTGGAAGCCCTACTTAAAACAAGAGCATGTGGCCAGATCCAAAGGTGTAAACCGCATGCTGAGATCAATCAAGGGGAGATGCCACTTCTTTATTTGGTAGTACAAATCCTTAGAGAAATGAAACCTGCTACAGACAGATCTGCTTTGATCCATCATCACTGAATTAAAAAGTACTAGTAGTAGTTCTTTCTTAAAACAAGCTGTTCCACAACTGCCCAATGATGCAAACCTAACAACCAATCATACGACGACAATCGACGACGACGATGATCGAATGATCAGCGCGACATGATCCAGTACTGATCCTCTCAGCTAGCATGCAGATCCCTTGGTCAATAGATTATTCCCCGATGAACCTGAAGAATGAGCCCAAGTCTTCAAGCACTCATTCCAAAGGTTCATCTAGCTTAGCCATATAATTAATTAAGCTTCCTTGCTTGGTGGTGCTACTACATGTTACAAATTATGATCATAGACTAGATAGCTCGTCGAGATCGAGGAACGTTGTCGTCGGATCGATCCGTGCATGGTAGCTTCTGATCGATCAGGGCGTACGTTCAACAAGCCTTgtgatgcttcttcttcctctacctAAATTGGGGGCCGAAGGGGTTCCAGAAGTCGACGGGCACGTCGCTGGCCACGGCGAAGGTGCTCGATATCGGCACCAGGCACAACCCCCGGCCCTTGAGCGACACCTCGCCGCCGTCCTTGCACGACTTGTCGGGGCTACCATTGCTCGAGCTCTGTGACCAGACACGCGCAGGCACATGTAAAAAGCTAGCATCAGACATGCACTTTGAGACTTGAAATGGCATGCAGTATCCATGGAAAGTGAGAGAGAGCAAAGCATGCAGGAGCCATGACAAGCGCAGACTGGCCAGCACGCCATGGATGTACATGTACATACCTTGAGGTACTGCGGCACTTGATGCTGATGATGGCCGCTCTTGAGGTATGGGGCGCTGAGCACCTGCATGCAAGGTTGCAGAGACAAATGTTGAGCTCGGTCTCCAATGGAGTCTCCTGGAGGATGATTCGTGGGAGGAAACCGATAGAgctcgtgcgtgcgtgcgtgctcgGGGCGCCATGATTAAAGCGTGCGTGTGCGTGCATGGGGGCATGGAATCATATGTAGGGACTTGGAACGTGCACTTACACCAACTTGGTCGTGGAGGAACTTGATGTACTCGATGGTCTCGTGCAGCACCGACGCCGTATCCGTCTGCAGCACGCACAACGAGATTGTGTGTTAGATACTCCTCCACATGTGTGTGTCTAGATGATAGATAGATCTCGAAAGGCGGGGAGGAAAGGATGAACGCTTTTGCAGAGAAGAGATGCACATTGGATGATACTCAAGGTCATGTGTAATATATCTAGCATTTGTTtatgtgatgcatgcatgcatgcatgaaaagCCTAGCTAGCTAAGCGAAGCTAGCAAGCAAGCTTGTACCTTTCCGAAAGGAGAGACGAGCTGTTGGAGCGCTGTGATCCTGTCCCCTAGCTTCTCCTTCCTAACCTGAAATGTGTTGCATGCACAACTTTAATCAATCTGTAAAGATGCATCGATCTGGGTTTGcgtctatgtattatactatgtaACATCAAATAATGTCCATGGTGTTTAAGTGATCCAAGTGGCATGATTTAACCTAACCTAACCATCCATGATTTAAAGGTAAGGTATGACTATGACTAtgagcatgcatgcgtgcatgtttACCTTGAAGGTCGGCAATGGCGACGGCGTCTCCATTCTGGGTTTCTTGAACGCCGGCTCGCCGCTCGCCTTCTTGGCCACGATTGAGCTAGAGTCTCCCACGCCTTCTAACACAGTCTACAAACAACCAAAGTAAATTACAATCAGCCACCTACTACATCTGTACGTGCTTCTTCCATGGAATATTTGCAACTACTAGTAGAGCATTGTAGTTGTAAATACTTAATCATTAGCCCAAGCTTACGTACCTTAAGTGCAAGGTTTGCCCCACGCGGCGCCGGCGACGGTTGTTTCACCGCACGCACGCTGGTGTTGTCAGTCGCCGGCGGCGCTGCCATGCCCATGCCGAACCCGGCAGACTGGTTCCAGAACGCGGCGTCGTTGGTGAACTGGAGCGGCTCCCTGGCCCCTGTCTGGCCGCCCATCTGCTGGTACTGATACTGCTGCAGGAGCCCGGCCGCCGGTGCTGGCTTACCCGTCGGCTCGATGAGGCTCCTCAGCAGCGACGACTGGAACCCGTAGGGCGAGTTGGGCGACAGGAGCAGCTCCGGCGCCCCCAGGCTGGACAGCAGCTGCTGCTGGCGGTGGTGATCGTCCTGCTGCtgttgctggtggtggtggtggccttgTAGAGCTAGGTCTAGGTTGTTCGGCGCGGCGACGGCGTTCATCATGCTCTGCTGGTCCGTTCTCGAGCTCATGTCATGGTGGCCAACTTGGAGAAACCCATGCATATTACCAGCACCGCTGCTCCTGTTGAAGTTGAGACACACATACACATGTAGATTTCGTTAATTAATTTCAGTGCATGTCACGGGAGTATGTACGTATGTGTATCGATTATCATCATATCATATGATAGAACGAGATCACGGACGAACGGCGAATCAATCGAACAAATTAAGGGCAGGTGTGGGATCAAGTGGGAACGAACAACTCACATGTAAGGGTTATTCCAGTCGGTGAAGCCGGCGGCTGCCGGGTCGTTGATGCTGGCGGTTTCTTGGAAGGTTAGGGAGCTGTTGTTCCCGGGCGACTCGGAGGAGGCCGTGGTGGTGCAGCTCTTGGCCTGCTTCCCTCCGTCAGCCCCCACGTCGTAGCCACCAGCAGCCAGACCGGCCGGCCAGGTGTTGAACCCGGCGAGCTCCGTCGAGCACGCCGCGGCAGGCACCGCCGCCGTGGCGTTGCTGTTCCACCACATGCCGTGAGAGACTGCCCCGGCACC
This region of Triticum aestivum cultivar Chinese Spring chromosome 2D, IWGSC CS RefSeq v2.1, whole genome shotgun sequence genomic DNA includes:
- the LOC123055060 gene encoding transcription factor bHLH112, producing the protein MGDHQLMHAAPAMYNGGGAGAVSHGMWWNSNATAAVPAAACSTELAGFNTWPAGLAAGGYDVGADGGKQAKSCTTTASSESPGNNSSLTFQETASINDPAAAGFTDWNNPYMSSGAGNMHGFLQVGHHDMSSRTDQQSMMNAVAAPNNLDLALQGHHHHQQQQQDDHHRQQQLLSSLGAPELLLSPNSPYGFQSSLLRSLIEPTGKPAPAAGLLQQYQYQQMGGQTGAREPLQFTNDAAFWNQSAGFGMGMAAPPATDNTSVRAVKQPSPAPRGANLALKTVLEGVGDSSSIVAKKASGEPAFKKPRMETPSPLPTFKVRKEKLGDRITALQQLVSPFGKTDTASVLHETIEYIKFLHDQVGVLSAPYLKSGHHQHQVPQYLKSSSNGSPDKSCKDGGEVSLKGRGLCLVPISSTFAVASDVPVDFWNPFGPQFR
- the LOC123055057 gene encoding G-type lectin S-receptor-like serine/threonine-protein kinase B120; protein product: MAPHPLPMFVLLSLICLCRSDDRLTPAKPLSAGDKLVSDNGVFALGFFSPTNSTAGSYVGIWYNNIPKRTYVWVANRDKPITNGSPGKLVVTNNSDLVLSDSQGRTLWTTMNNFTTGATGTSAVLLDSGNLVIRSPSGTDIWQSFHYPTDTILPGMQLPLSTDDDLYTRLVAWRGPDDPATSNYSMGGDSSSDLQVVIWNGTRPYWRRAAWDGALVTALYQSSTGFIMTQTTVDIGGKFYLTFTVSNGSPSTRMILHYTGMFQFLAWNSTSSSWEVFIERPNPICDRYAYCGPFGYCDATETVPKCNCLSGYEPDGANFSRGCRRKEEPTCSGGDTFSTLRGMKTPDKFVYVRNRSFDQCEAECRNNCSCTAYAFSNMKNGSTSSDQSRCLIWLGELVDTGKFRDGSGENLYLRLASSAVDRESNVLKIALPVIASILILACISLVWICKSRGKRRIKETKNKYTGQLSKKSKSNELENETIELPYICFEDVVTATDNFSDYNMLGKGGFGKVYKGRLEGGNEVAVKRLSKSSGQGADEFRNEVVLIAKLQHRNLVRLLGYCTHEDEKLLLYEYLPNKSLDTFLFDATRNGVLDWPTRFKVIKGIARGLLYLHQDSRLTIIHRDLKASNVLLDAEMNPKISDFGMARIFGGNEQQANTIRVVGTYGYMSPEYAMEGSFSVKSDTYSFGVLLLEIVSGLKISSSNLIMDFPSLIAYAWSLWKDGNARKLVDSSIVENCPLHGVLRCIQLGLLCVQDDPDARPLMSSTVFMLENETAPLPTPKEPVYFRKRKYETEEQRDNLEISLNGMTMTMQEGR
- the LOC123055059 gene encoding uncharacterized protein, producing the protein MFRPALGVAGRTLLRRFCGQAAAAGSPSGPAGATRLRHLHSQRSNAGDAAGHRFGFLRRYLRPRNMALAAWHGLFVFGLWICVKEIGRIAPSEIDWVEAGVVSPIVRKQQNCGSCWAIAVASSVEAVHYMNTLQSVSVVGSRAHRL